One window of the Primulina eburnea isolate SZY01 chromosome 18, ASM2296580v1, whole genome shotgun sequence genome contains the following:
- the LOC140819803 gene encoding uncharacterized protein isoform X1: MLMLLVYVDFFAMHACIGYLMIFANVLVFIFEVNWEIMLLERFGAGLNEALPAKACIGYIMIFANVLVFIFEVNWEIMLLERFGAGLNEALPAKLNGKSCFLRGLALALMRRYLLRHASLFNDFNFEVNWEIMLLERFGAGLNELLPATACIGYLMIFANVLVFNFEVNWEIMLLEGFGAGLNEVLPVTLCIVI, from the exons ATGTTGATGTTGCTTGTTTATGTTGATTTTTTTGCAATGCACGCATGCATCGGTTATTTAATGATCTTCGCTAACGTTCTGGTTTTCATTTTTGAAGTTAACTGGGAAATCATGCTTCTTGAGAGGTTTGGCGCTGGCCTTAATGAGGCGTTACCTGCTAAG GCATGCATCGGTTATATAATGATCTTCGCTAACGTTCTGGTTTTCATTTTTGAAGTTAACTGGGAAATTATGCTTCTTGAGAGGTTTGGCGCTGGCCTTAATGAGGCGTTACCTGCTAAG TTAAATGGGAAATCATGCTTCTTGAGAG GTTTGGCGCTGGCCTTAATGAGGCGTTACCTGCTAAG GCATGCATcgttatttaatgatttcaattTTGAAGTTAACTGGGAAATCATGCTTCTTGAGAGGTTTGGCGCTGGCCTTAATGAGTTGTTACCTGCTACG GCATGCATCGGTTATTTAATGATCTTCGCTAACGTTCTTGTTTTCAATTTTGAAGTTAACTGGGAAATCATGCTTCTTGAGGGGTTTGGCGCTGGCCTTAATGAGGTGTTACCTGTTACG TTATGCATcgttatttaa
- the LOC140819803 gene encoding uncharacterized protein isoform X2 — MVMLLVYVDFFAMQACIGYLMIFANVLVFIFDVNWQITLLERFGAGLNEALPAMACIGYLMIFANVLVFIFEVDLQIMLLERFGAGLNEALPAKLTGKSCFLRGLALALMRRYLLRILSGVFFISLQIVILSQFCFISQMLYFSVVKNRRCLIRFASSLPIKINLLLRSFILNFSIRIFLFQNYLS, encoded by the exons ATGGTGATGTTGCTTGTTTATGTTGATTTTTTTGCAATGCAAGCATGCATCGGTTATTTAATGATCTTCGCTAACGTTCTGGTTTTCATTTTTGATGTTAACTGGCAAATCACGCTTCTTGAGAGGTTTGGAGCTGGCCTTAATGAGGCGTTACCTGCTATG GCATGCATCGGTTATTTAATGATCTTCGCTAACGTTCTGGTTTTCATTTTTGAAGTTGACTTGCAAATCATGCTTCTTGAGAGGTTTGGAGCTGGCCTTAATGAGGCGTTACCTGCGAAG TTAACTGGGAAATCATGCTTCTTGAGAGGTTTGGCGCTGGCCTTAATGAGGCGTTACCTGCTAAG GATACTCAGTGGGGTTTTTTTTATATCCTTACAAATAGTTATTTTATCGCAATTTTGTTTCATTTCACAAATGTTGTACTTTTCTGTAGTCAAGAATCGACGGTGCTTGATTAGGTTCGCGTCTTCTCTTCCTATCAAAATAAATTTGTTACTTCGAAGCTTTATATTGAACTTCAGTATCCGCATATTCTTGTTCCAAAACTATTTAAGCTGA
- the LOC140819630 gene encoding putative late blight resistance protein homolog R1A-3, with translation MHTNHRLIEFEIHQRSAMAAYASLLSLGHFLDQLLQHPPRQMAVLDKAQIDSLLQNITFLRDFLEEFSLTRRDEIQALEEKIARSAYAAEDMIESRVVDLILGNAEAGSERSSTLSRQDLQILRNSEAERRRRGIFRHFNFFLKKVTLPVVSSSSTLFSRHLEKVIEEFYSLKKDVMKIKETEGIKIVLQPRKFATGGSFVRGVSNRKNTMVGFDKDLIQIMETLTGDESNLQILSIVGMGGIGKTTLAKNVLKNPLIVDHFDLHAWVTISQQYSVHKILLGLLKEIGVEEITQEHDDKLGVSLHKSLFNRRYFIVMDDMWSIKVWDGIKRFFPDNDNGSRVMVTTRLSNVAEKFLSCTPHQLHFLDKDQSWVLFCDKVFGKESCPPELEEVGKTIVRNCRGLPLAIVAISGLLAKSSRTVEYWEYVAKNTYSELNMGGDGLCLEVFSLSYKHLPVHLKPCFLYMAMFPEDHKIRISRVVKLWTAEGILKPMKYRSLEEIAKDNLKDLIDRNLVQVHDYGSRNKIKTCTLHDLFRDLCRREAQKEKFVCLTMMNSLNNHSRIIDNNRRLISKRSSDGEELKSTFSKLSGFRKVQKKDYVFTEEEIVRLVNSRFIDYDAGKFSSLLNTLESLSQLWNLQTVTVAGVMPINLTEEIWGMPQLRHLKREEGFFNLPDPPSTNIKNGRADIIILENLQTLYKIRNFRCTDEVVHRIPNLKKLGITYKPFSIGIGWDYHEVYNLSNLHNLESLIFDSYENVLRNLRFPQSLKKLTLERCGVSWEDLTVVGSLRHLEVLDLMHYAAKGREWNPVEGQFLELKSLRIELTDLVEWKADRSHFPRLEKLELRCLRCLKEIPEDIGEIPTLRSISLVLCSESAYSSAKKIQVEQQNSGNYDLLVQVPVSWGTRRDDCCNL, from the coding sequence ATGCATACAAATCACAGATTGATTGAGTTTGAAATCCATCAAAGATCAGCAATGGCAGCTTATGCATCTCTTCTCTCTCTCGGACATTTTCTTGACCAGTTATTGCAACACCCACCGCGCCAAATGGCTGTTCTTGACAAAGCCCAGATCGACTCTCTGCTTCAAAATATCACTTTCCTGCGAGATTTCCTTGAAGAATTTTCGCTGACAAGGAGGGACGAGATTCAGGCATTGGAGGAAAAAATCGCAAGATCAGCATATGCAGCGGAAGATATGATTGAAAGTCGTGTGGTGGATCTAATTCTTGGAAATGCTGAAGCTGGAAGTGAAAGGAGCTCCACTCTGTCCCGTCAAGATTTGCAAATTCTTCGAAATTCTGAAGCCGAAAGGAGAAGGAGAGGGATATTTAggcatttcaatttttttttaaagaaagtgACCCTCCCTGTTGTATCGAGTAGCTCCACTCTGTTCAGTCGACATTTGGAGaaagtaatagaagaattctaTTCTCTGAAGAAAGATGTGATGAAGATTAAGGAAACTGAAGGGATCAAAATCGTGCTGCAGCCAAGAAAATTTGCGACTGGTGGTTCTTTCGTACGAGGTGTATCCAATAGAAAGAATACTATGGTGGGATTtgataaagatttgattcaaaTAATGGAGACACTCACTGGGGACGAATCAAATCTTCAGATTCTCTCCATCGTCGGGATGGGTGGCATCGGCAAGACTACCCTCGCTAAAAATGTTCTCAAAAATCCATTAATTGTGGACCACTTTGATCTTCATGCTTGGGTTACAATATCTCAACAGTATAGTGTGCACAAGATCCTTTTAGGCCTATTAAAAGAGATTGGAGTTGAAGAAATCACTCAAGAGCATGATGATAAATTAGGAGTGAGTCTACATAAAAGTTTGTTTAATAGAAGATATTTCATTGTGATGGATGACATGTGGAGTATTAAGGTTTGGGATGGCATAAAGAGATTTTTTCCGGATAATGACAATGGTAGTCGAGTCATGGTCACCACGAGACTATCAAATGTTGCTGAAAAGTTTCTATCGTGTACTCCTCATCAACTACATTTTCTAGACAAGGATCAAAGTTGGGTTTTGTTTTGTGACAAGGTGTTTGGAAAAGAAAGTTGCCCTCCTGAGTTAGAGGAAGTAGGAAAGACAATTGTGAGAAATTGTAGAGGACTTCCTCTAGCCATTGTTGCCATTAGTGGACTTCTTGCAAAGTCTAGTCGAACGGTTGAATATtgggagtatgttgctaaaaaCACATACTCGGAATTGAATATGGGAGGTGATGGGCTCTGTCTTGAGGTATTCTCTTTAAGTTATAAGCACTTACCTGTTCATCTAAAACCATGTTTTCTTTATATGGCGATGTTTCCGGAAGACCATAAGATTAGAATTTCGAGGGTCGTTAAACTTTGGACAGCGGAGGGGATTCTTAAACCGATGAAATATAGAAGTTTGGAGGAAATTGCAAAGgataatttaaaagatttgattgataGAAATCTCGTTCAGGTTCATGATTACGGGTCTAGAAACAAAATCAAAACTTGCACCCTCCATGATCTCTTCAGAGACCTATGCCGCAGGGAAGCTCAAAAGGAGAAATTTGTTTGTCTCACTATGATGAATAGCCTCAACAATCATAGCAGAATCATTGATAATAATCGTCGGCTTATTAGTAAGCGAAGCTCTGACGGAGAGGAGTTAAAATCCACGTTTTCAAAGCTGAGTGGATTCCGAAAAGTACAAAAAAAAGATTATGTTTTCACTGAGGAAGAAATTGTGCGATTAGTTAACTCTAGATTCATAGATTACGATGCTGGAAAATTTTCAAGTCTGTTGAATACCTTAGAATCTCTATCCCAACTATGGAATCTGCAGACTGTTACCGTTGCTGGTGTGATGCCAATAAATCTAACTGAAGAAATATGGGGAATGCCACAACTCAGGCATCTAAAAAGAGAAGAAGGATTCTTTAATTTGCCCGATCCTCCGAGCACCAACATAAAAAATGGCAGGGCGGATATTATTATTCTGGAAAACCTGCAAACACTCTATAAGATAAGGAATTTCAGGTGTACAGATGAGGTAGTTCACAGAATCCCAAACTTAAAAAAACTGGGAATTACTTACAAGCCATTCTCCATTGGCATTGGATGGGATTACCATGAAGTTTACAATCTTTCCAATTTACATAATCTGGAATCACTTATCTTTGACAGTTACGAGAATGTGCTGCGAAATCTCcgctttccacaatctctcaaGAAGTTGACTTTGGAAAGGTGTGGAGTGTCTTGGGAAGATTTGACGGTGGTTGGTTCACTGCGTCATCTTGAAGTTCTTGATTTGATGCATTATGCAGCTAAAGGACGTGAATGGAATCCTGTAGAAGGACAATTCCTTGAATTGAAGTCCTTAAGAATTGAACTTACAGATCTTGTGGAGTGGAAAGCAGACCGCTCTCACTTTCCTCGGCTTGAGAAACTGGAACTTCGGTGTCTTAGATGCTTAAAGGAAATCCCAGAAGATATTGGAGAAATACCAACACTTAGATCAATTTCATTAGTACTCTGTAGTGAATCAGCCTATTCTTCTGCAAAGAAGATACAAGTGGAACAACAAAACAGTGGAAATTATGACCTTCTGGTTCAGGTTCCTGTTAGCTGGGGTACGAGACGAGATGATTGCTGTaatttgtaa
- the LOC140819803 gene encoding uncharacterized protein isoform X3, whose protein sequence is MLMLLVYVDFFAMHACIGYLMIFANVLVFIFEVNWEIMLLERFGAGLNEALPAKACIGYIMIFANVLVFIFEVNWEIMLLERFGAGLNEALPAKACVGYLMIFADILVFNFEVKWEIMLLERFGAGHNEVLPATLTGKSCFLRGLALALMSCYLLRHASVI, encoded by the exons ATGTTGATGTTGCTTGTTTATGTTGATTTTTTTGCAATGCACGCATGCATCGGTTATTTAATGATCTTCGCTAACGTTCTGGTTTTCATTTTTGAAGTTAACTGGGAAATCATGCTTCTTGAGAGGTTTGGCGCTGGCCTTAATGAGGCGTTACCTGCTAAG GCATGCATCGGTTATATAATGATCTTCGCTAACGTTCTGGTTTTCATTTTTGAAGTTAACTGGGAAATTATGCTTCTTGAGAGGTTTGGCGCTGGCCTTAATGAGGCGTTACCTGCTAAG GCATGCGTCGGTTATTTAATGATCTTCGCTGACATTCTGGTTTTCAATTTTGAAGTTAAATGGGAAATCATGCTTCTTGAGAGGTTTGGCGCTGGCCATAATGAGGTGTTACCTGCTACA TTAACTGGGAAATCATGCTTCTTGAGAGGTTTGGCGCTGGCCTTAATGAGTTGTTACCTGCTACG GCATGCATCGGTTATTTAA
- the LOC140819803 gene encoding uncharacterized protein isoform X5: protein MLMLLVYVDFFAMHACIGYLMIFANVLVFIFEVNWEIMLLERFGAGLNEALPAKACIGYIMIFANVLVFIFEVNWEIMLLERFGAGLNEALPAKACVGYLMIFADILVFNFEVKWEIMLLERFGAGLNEALPAKLTGKSCFLRGLALALMSCYLLR, encoded by the exons ATGTTGATGTTGCTTGTTTATGTTGATTTTTTTGCAATGCACGCATGCATCGGTTATTTAATGATCTTCGCTAACGTTCTGGTTTTCATTTTTGAAGTTAACTGGGAAATCATGCTTCTTGAGAGGTTTGGCGCTGGCCTTAATGAGGCGTTACCTGCTAAG GCATGCATCGGTTATATAATGATCTTCGCTAACGTTCTGGTTTTCATTTTTGAAGTTAACTGGGAAATTATGCTTCTTGAGAGGTTTGGCGCTGGCCTTAATGAGGCGTTACCTGCTAAG GCATGCGTCGGTTATTTAATGATCTTCGCTGACATTCTGGTTTTCAATTTTGAAGTTAAATGGGAAATCATGCTTCTTGAGAG GTTTGGCGCTGGCCTTAATGAGGCGTTACCTGCTAAG TTAACTGGGAAATCATGCTTCTTGAGAGGTTTGGCGCTGGCCTTAATGAGTTGTTACCTGCTACG TTAA
- the LOC140819803 gene encoding uncharacterized protein isoform X4 encodes MLMLLVYVDFFAMHACIGYLMIFANVLVFIFEVNWEIMLLERFGAGLNEALPAKACIGYIMIFANVLVFIFEVNWEIMLLERFGAGLNEALPAKACVGYLMIFADILVFNFEVKWEIMLLERFGAGHNEVLPATLTGKSCFLRGLALALMSCYLLR; translated from the exons ATGTTGATGTTGCTTGTTTATGTTGATTTTTTTGCAATGCACGCATGCATCGGTTATTTAATGATCTTCGCTAACGTTCTGGTTTTCATTTTTGAAGTTAACTGGGAAATCATGCTTCTTGAGAGGTTTGGCGCTGGCCTTAATGAGGCGTTACCTGCTAAG GCATGCATCGGTTATATAATGATCTTCGCTAACGTTCTGGTTTTCATTTTTGAAGTTAACTGGGAAATTATGCTTCTTGAGAGGTTTGGCGCTGGCCTTAATGAGGCGTTACCTGCTAAG GCATGCGTCGGTTATTTAATGATCTTCGCTGACATTCTGGTTTTCAATTTTGAAGTTAAATGGGAAATCATGCTTCTTGAGAGGTTTGGCGCTGGCCATAATGAGGTGTTACCTGCTACA TTAACTGGGAAATCATGCTTCTTGAGAGGTTTGGCGCTGGCCTTAATGAGTTGTTACCTGCTACG TTAA